A single Lactuca sativa cultivar Salinas chromosome 8, Lsat_Salinas_v11, whole genome shotgun sequence DNA region contains:
- the LOC128128082 gene encoding mannose/glucose-specific lectin-like → MEGVQSSKVAGCIRVGKWGKQSGGPQNEWSFALEKDHKLVKITIDHGELIYSLMFTTKCGGVLHNSNKFGGWNGGDTVSEVHFEGDEEITEVGGAIGNRGGNLVISLLSFKTNKRTYGPFGCATENVFSLPWHKGSLVGFYGLAGYYIDAIGVYLKAFENIIQVGTWGKTEPGSPQNVWSFQLEKNHHLKKITIDHGDLIYSLMFTTQCGSLTQTTETFGGWNGGDTVSEIIFERDEEITGICGTSALSRGSVAGLPIISSISFTTNKKTHGPFGNVRGTPFPVSWDVGSFVGFYGLAGYYIDNIGVYLKACK, encoded by the exons ATGGAAGGGGTACAAAGTAGCAAAGTAGCAGGATGTATTCGAGTTGGAAAATGGGGAAAACAAAGTGGAGGTCCTCAGAATGAGTGGTCTTTTGCACTTGAGAAAGATCATAAACTGGTGAAGATAACCATTGACCATGGTGAACTAATATACTCTCTCATGTTCACAACTAAATGCGGAGGTGTTTTGCATAATTCCAACAAGTTTGGTGGTTGGAATGGTGGAGACACAGTTTCTGAG GTACACTTTGAGGGTGATGAGGAAATAACTGAGGTTGGTGGAGCCATTGGTAATCGAGGGGGTAATCTAGTAATTTCATTACTATCTTTTAAGACAAACAAGAGGACATATGGACCTTTTGGTTGTGCAACTGAAAATGTTTTTTCTTTACCATGGCACAAAGGCTCATTAGTTGGGTTTTATGGGCTTGCTGGCTATTATATTGATGCCATTGGTGTGTATCTCAAAGCCTTTGAGAATATCATACAGGTTGGAACATGGGGAAAAACTGAACCTGGAAGTCCACAAAATGTTTGGTCATTCCAACTTGAGAAAAATCATCATTTGAAGAAGATAACCATTGATCATGGTGATCTTATATACTCTCTCATGTTCACCACACAATGTGGAAGCTTAACACAAACTACTGAAACCTTTGGTGGTTGGAACGGTGGAGACACAGTTTCTGAG ATAATATTTGAAAGGGATGAGGAAATAACTGGCATTTGTGGAACAAGTGCATTATCAAGGGGAAGTGTTGCTGGATTGCCTATAATATCATCAATATCATTCACCACAAACAAGAAAACTCATGGACCTTTTGGTAATGTAAGAGGGACTCCTTTCCCTGTATCATGGGATGTTGGTTCTTTTGTTGGATTTTATGGGCTTGCTGGCTATTATATCGATAACATTGGTGTGTATTTGAAAGCCTGCAAGTGA